One stretch of Nitratiruptor tergarcus DSM 16512 DNA includes these proteins:
- a CDS encoding DUF3987 domain-containing protein, with translation MAEYRNGLVKMLGEETIEELKKQTAPQKGASVSQTDKITDSSITKDDEKSKVNEYINEIIDAELLPHPIKEYFEDVSERLNLPLEEVATVGFAFLSNLITDKLCLVPTNNILYKIIPNLWGCIIAEKGTRKTPLFQAFSSPIYQKHFTYVDKFKEEQERYEMRVKALESKRKALVKAEAEGDHEKIEELQDAICNLEKETKNKPKSRYLILSDTTKEKLTDILETNAQGILIFQDEISRLIYNFEKDPEMRSLNLEGWNGAQQYTIGRINRGDVNIKKLTIGIFGGIQPELYRRLILGQDDNIDSGFNDRFQLIYVVKDFKYQIIDKEQNEFIYGEFKKLVGTLIDMKLENYTKAKEHPHIKDLYYLKLNDEAKEMFKKFMEGLNNDLSKEYPILRGFLSKSDKLLGSLAILLQTIESINEPKEYNYIDADIMYRAIEITKFYIYQAIEASNIAIHLEEQKEIDFEKKRDRVLSYTLKQTLPIKLRNIYRPLKGISKKEALQILQPYYVIEKNGQSYIVKEQKNNS, from the coding sequence ATGGCAGAATATAGGAACGGTTTAGTAAAGATGCTTGGTGAGGAAACCATAGAAGAATTAAAAAAGCAAACAGCCCCTCAGAAGGGGGCAAGCGTAAGCCAGACAGACAAAATAACTGATTCAAGTATAACAAAAGATGATGAAAAATCAAAAGTCAATGAGTACATAAACGAGATAATCGATGCAGAATTATTACCACATCCTATAAAGGAATATTTTGAAGATGTAAGTGAAAGGCTAAATCTTCCTTTAGAAGAAGTTGCAACCGTTGGCTTTGCATTTTTATCAAATCTTATTACCGATAAGTTGTGCTTAGTGCCAACCAACAATATATTATATAAAATAATCCCTAATCTATGGGGCTGCATCATTGCAGAAAAAGGAACTAGAAAGACGCCACTTTTCCAAGCTTTTTCAAGTCCTATTTATCAGAAACATTTTACCTATGTAGACAAATTCAAAGAGGAACAAGAACGCTATGAAATGCGTGTTAAGGCACTTGAGAGTAAAAGAAAAGCACTTGTCAAAGCAGAGGCAGAAGGAGACCATGAAAAGATTGAGGAATTACAGGATGCTATATGCAATCTTGAAAAAGAGACAAAGAATAAGCCGAAAAGCAGATATCTTATTTTATCAGATACTACAAAAGAAAAGCTTACCGATATATTGGAAACAAATGCACAAGGTATTTTGATTTTTCAAGATGAAATTTCAAGGCTTATTTATAATTTTGAAAAAGACCCAGAGATGAGAAGCCTTAATCTTGAGGGCTGGAATGGAGCCCAACAATATACAATAGGCAGAATCAATAGAGGAGATGTGAATATAAAAAAACTCACCATAGGTATATTTGGAGGAATACAACCAGAGCTTTATAGAAGACTCATATTAGGACAAGATGACAACATAGACAGCGGTTTTAATGATAGATTTCAGCTTATTTATGTGGTAAAAGATTTTAAATATCAAATTATCGATAAAGAGCAAAACGAATTTATCTATGGCGAATTTAAAAAGCTGGTAGGTACGCTTATCGATATGAAGTTGGAAAACTATACCAAAGCAAAAGAACATCCCCACATTAAAGACCTCTATTATCTTAAACTAAACGATGAGGCAAAAGAGATGTTTAAAAAGTTTATGGAGGGTCTTAATAACGATTTATCAAAAGAGTATCCGATCCTTAGAGGATTTTTGAGCAAAAGCGATAAGCTTTTAGGCTCTTTGGCGATTCTTTTGCAAACTATAGAGTCTATTAATGAGCCGAAAGAATATAATTATATCGATGCGGACATTATGTATAGGGCGATCGAAATAACTAAATTCTATATCTATCAGGCTATCGAGGCATCAAATATCGCCATTCATCTTGAGGAACAAAAAGAGATAGATTTTGAAAAGAAAAGGGATCGAGTATTAAGTTACACGCTGAAGCAAACATTACCAATAAAACTCCGCAACATCTATCGTCCATTAAAAGGAATTAGCAAAAAAGAGGCTTTGCAGATACTTCAGCCTTATTATGTGATTGAGAAAAACGGACAAAGCTACATAGTCAAAGAGCAAAAGAATAATTCTTGA